From Prosthecobacter sp., the proteins below share one genomic window:
- a CDS encoding acyl-CoA desaturase, which translates to MNDTPLEVRRMRPASALTNPLEGVVVWSPVKSLWFTSHMLIAIIGGWWTISPGAVGLSLAFTVLTLCLGHTIGLHRLLIHRSFACPRWLEYLLVHLGIVVGMGGSFRMLHMHDIRDWAQRHRACHPFFIDQRPVWRDALWQLHCEMQLKHPPVFEIEREVREDRFYRFLQRTWMLQQLPYAVVFYLLGGIGWVVWGISVRIVVSLIGHWLIGYFAHNHGERDWHLEGHAVQGYNLPHLGLITMGECWHNNHHAFPDSARLGIKQAQHDPGWWALRVLNFCGLITHLKLPADLPARPELLPLKPNTP; encoded by the coding sequence ATGAATGACACGCCACTCGAAGTCCGCCGCATGCGCCCGGCTTCGGCGCTGACGAATCCGCTTGAGGGTGTGGTCGTGTGGAGTCCGGTGAAGTCGCTGTGGTTCACCTCGCACATGCTCATCGCGATCATCGGCGGCTGGTGGACAATCAGCCCGGGAGCAGTCGGCCTGTCGCTCGCCTTCACGGTGCTCACGCTTTGCCTGGGCCACACCATCGGCCTACACCGTCTGCTGATTCACCGCAGCTTCGCCTGTCCGCGCTGGCTGGAATACCTGCTCGTGCATCTCGGCATCGTCGTCGGCATGGGCGGCTCGTTTCGCATGCTCCACATGCACGACATCCGCGACTGGGCGCAGCGGCATCGCGCCTGCCATCCGTTCTTCATCGACCAGCGTCCCGTCTGGCGCGATGCGCTGTGGCAATTGCACTGCGAGATGCAGCTCAAACACCCGCCGGTCTTTGAGATCGAGCGCGAGGTGCGCGAGGATCGCTTTTACCGCTTCCTGCAACGCACCTGGATGCTGCAGCAGCTTCCGTATGCGGTCGTGTTTTACCTGCTCGGTGGCATCGGCTGGGTGGTGTGGGGCATCTCGGTGCGCATCGTCGTCTCGCTCATCGGTCACTGGTTGATCGGCTACTTCGCGCATAACCACGGCGAGCGTGACTGGCACCTCGAAGGCCACGCGGTGCAGGGCTACAACCTGCCGCACCTCGGTTTGATCACGATGGGAGAGTGCTGGCACAACAACCATCACGCCTTTCCCGACTCCGCGAGACTCGGCATCAAGCAAGCGCAGCACGATCCCGGCTGGTGGGCGCTGCGTGTGCTGAACTTCTGCGGCTTGATCACCCATCTCAAACTGCCCGCCGATCTACCAGCACGGCCAGAACT
- the hpt gene encoding hypoxanthine phosphoribosyltransferase: MSSPVTGVIHDLERILLTPDQIHARVREMAVRLNAELAGKVVTVVALMDGALFFVADLLRQLELPVRMFTLSASSYHGGTATTGEVKVNWPLDLDFHDQDVLLLDDILDTGLTLSVISERILAQQPASLRTCVLLSKRRQRLREVALDDAGFEIDDEFVVGYGMDYQGRFRNLPCIGILNPNKPS, translated from the coding sequence ATGTCATCCCCGGTCACCGGAGTCATCCACGATCTCGAACGCATCCTGCTCACACCGGATCAAATCCATGCCCGTGTGCGCGAGATGGCGGTGCGTTTGAATGCGGAGCTGGCAGGCAAGGTCGTCACCGTCGTGGCGCTGATGGACGGCGCGTTGTTCTTCGTGGCGGATCTGCTGCGCCAACTCGAACTGCCCGTGCGCATGTTCACGCTCAGCGCCAGCAGTTATCACGGCGGCACTGCCACCACCGGCGAAGTGAAGGTGAACTGGCCGCTCGACCTCGATTTCCACGACCAGGACGTGCTCCTGCTCGATGACATCCTCGACACCGGCCTCACGCTCAGCGTGATTTCCGAACGCATCCTCGCCCAACAGCCCGCCTCGCTGCGCACCTGCGTCCTGCTCAGCAAACGCCGCCAGCGCCTGCGAGAGGTGGCGCTCGACGACGCCGGTTTCGAGATCGACGACGAGTTCGTCGTCGGCTACGGCATGGACTACCAGGGCCGCTTCCGCAATCTGCCCTGCATCGGCATTCTTAATCCCAACAAGCCGTCATGA
- a CDS encoding transcriptional regulator, with protein sequence MSKELPPWEKAREEFVAQWGSLGTQWGINRTMAQIHALLMTAPEPMCTDEVMEKLQISRGNAHTNLKDLVGWNLVRIITHKGDRKEYFEAEKDVWKIFITISKERKRREIEPAIRLLRDCAAQTKDEAAGPGRDFHQQMKDLDEFLSFGVKVGDTVISMKHASALQWAMRLLG encoded by the coding sequence GTGAGCAAGGAACTACCACCCTGGGAAAAGGCACGCGAGGAATTCGTGGCCCAGTGGGGTTCGCTCGGCACGCAGTGGGGCATCAATCGAACGATGGCGCAGATCCACGCCCTGCTCATGACCGCCCCGGAGCCAATGTGCACGGACGAGGTCATGGAGAAGCTGCAAATCAGCCGCGGCAACGCCCACACCAACCTCAAGGATCTCGTCGGCTGGAATCTCGTGCGCATCATCACCCACAAGGGCGACCGCAAGGAGTACTTCGAGGCGGAGAAGGATGTGTGGAAGATTTTCATCACCATCTCGAAGGAGCGCAAACGCCGCGAGATCGAGCCCGCCATCCGCCTGCTGCGCGATTGCGCCGCCCAGACGAAGGACGAGGCCGCTGGCCCTGGCCGCGACTTCCACCAGCAGATGAAGGATCTCGACGAGTTCCTCAGCTTCGGGGTCAAAGTCGGCGACACCGTGATCTCCATGAAACACGCCTCCGCCCTTCAGTGGGCCATGCGCCTCCTAGGCTGA
- a CDS encoding MoaD/ThiS family protein — MKLRVLFFSVLRDITGSDEIVLELPAGSTMGDLMLQIESRWPKLRDWQNSLLLALDQTYVKRDALLHDGGEVAIMPPVQGG, encoded by the coding sequence ATGAAGCTGCGCGTGCTTTTCTTCTCCGTCCTGCGCGACATCACCGGCAGCGATGAGATCGTGCTCGAACTGCCCGCAGGCAGCACGATGGGCGATCTGATGCTTCAAATCGAATCCCGCTGGCCCAAGCTGCGCGACTGGCAAAACAGCCTGCTCCTCGCCCTCGATCAGACCTATGTGAAGCGCGATGCGCTGCTGCACGATGGCGGCGAAGTCGCCATCATGCCGCCGGTGCAGGGCGGGTAA
- the pdxH gene encoding pyridoxamine 5'-phosphate oxidase translates to MNPTDKPNLPDLRVSYDQGELDEHSAPADPVELFTHWINDALAHNLPEPNAMSLATNGLDGTPTVRTVLLKGIDERGFHFYTNYESRKGKEIAADARAAACFLWTDRHHQVCIKGVISKLDHADAQQYFASRPYGHQIGAWVSDQSVVIPGREWLEQRDAELKAKYPEGQVPCPPHWGGYTLLPDEVEFWQGRVSRLHDRIRYRKEGGVWVKVRLSP, encoded by the coding sequence ATGAATCCCACTGACAAACCGAACCTGCCCGACCTGCGCGTGAGTTACGACCAGGGCGAACTCGACGAGCACAGCGCCCCGGCCGATCCGGTGGAGCTGTTCACGCATTGGATCAATGACGCCCTCGCGCACAACCTGCCAGAGCCGAACGCGATGAGCCTGGCCACGAACGGTCTCGATGGCACGCCCACGGTGCGAACGGTGCTTTTGAAGGGCATCGACGAGCGCGGCTTTCATTTCTACACGAACTACGAGAGCCGGAAAGGCAAGGAGATCGCCGCCGATGCGCGCGCCGCCGCCTGCTTCCTGTGGACGGATCGCCATCATCAGGTCTGCATCAAAGGCGTGATTTCGAAGCTCGATCACGCCGATGCCCAGCAATATTTCGCCAGTCGGCCCTACGGGCATCAAATCGGTGCCTGGGTGTCGGATCAAAGCGTCGTGATCCCCGGCCGCGAGTGGCTGGAGCAGCGCGATGCCGAGTTGAAGGCGAAGTATCCCGAAGGCCAGGTGCCCTGCCCGCCACATTGGGGTGGTTATACGCTGCTGCCGGACGAAGTCGAGTTCTGGCAGGGCCGCGTGAGCCGTCTGCATGACCGCATCCGCTACCGCAAAGAGGGCGGCGTGTGGGTGAAGGTGCGCTTGAGTCCGTGA